From Saccopteryx leptura isolate mSacLep1 chromosome 3, mSacLep1_pri_phased_curated, whole genome shotgun sequence, one genomic window encodes:
- the KCNJ14 gene encoding ATP-sensitive inward rectifier potassium channel 14, with protein MGLARALRRLSGARESENSRAGDEEEAGPGLCRNGWAPAPSPVGRRRGRFVKKDGHCNVRFVNLGGQGARYLSDLFTTCVDVRWRWMCLLFSCSFLASWLLFGLAFWLIASLHGDLAALPPSVPCFSHVASFLAAFLFALETQTSIGYGVRSVTEECPAAVAAVVLQCIAGCVLDAFVVGAVMAKMAKPKKRNETLVFSENAVVALRDRRLCLMWRVGNLRRSHLVEAHVRAQLLQPRVTPEGEYIPLDHQDVDVGFDGGTDRIFLVSPITIVHEIDSSSPLYELGRAELARADFELVVILEGMVEATAMTTQCRSSYLPGELLWGHRFEPVLFQRGSQYEVDYRHFHRTYEVPGTPVCSAKELDERAEQDSQSPKSSFPGSLAAFCYENELALSCCQEEEEVEEDEAEVEDKAASPRVLTPTLALTLPP; from the exons ATgggcctggccagggccctgcgcCGCCTGAGCGGCGCCCGGGAGTCGGAGAACAGCAGGGCAGGTGATGAGGAGGAAGCCGGGCCAGGGTTGTGTCGCAACGGGTGGGCACCAGCACCGTCGCCAGTAGGGCGGCGCCGCGGGCGCTTCGTCAAGAAGGATGGCCACTGCAACGTGCGCTTTGTGAACCTGGGTGGCCAGGGCGCGCGCTACCTGAGCGACCTGTTCACCACGTGCGTAGACGTGCGCTGGCGCTGGATGTGCCTGCTcttctcctgctccttccttgcCTCCTGGTTGCTCTTCGGCCTGGCCTTCTGGCTCATCGCCTCGCTGCACGGTGACCTGGCTGCGCTGCCACCTTCCGTGCCCTGCTTCTCCCACGTGGCCAGCTTCCTGGCCGCCTTCCTCTTTGCGCTGGAGACGCAGACATCCATCGGCTACGGCGTGCGCAGCGTCACTGAGGAGTGCCCGGCCGCCGTGGCCGCCGTGGTACTGCAGTGCATCGCCGGCTGCGTGCTTGACGCCTTCGTCGTGGGTGCCGTCATGGCCAAGATGGCCAAGCCCAAGAAGCGCAACGAGACGCTCGTCTTCAGCGAGAACGCCGTCGTGGCGCTGCGCGACCGCCGCCTCTGCCTCATGTGGCGCGTCGGAAACCTGCGCCGCAGCCACCTAGTCGAGGCCCACGTGCGGGCCCAGCTGCTGCAG CCTCGTGTGACTCCAGAAGGTGAGTACATACCACTGGATCACCAGGATGTGGACGTGGGCTTTGATGGTGGCACTGATCGCATCTTCCTTGTGTCTCCCATCACCATTGTGCACGAGATTGACTCCTCCAGCCCTCTCTATGAACTAGGACGTGCTGAGCTGGCCCGGGCCGACTTTGAGCTAGTGGTCATTCTTGAGGGCATGGTTGAGGCCACAGCTATGACCACACAGTGTCGTTCTTCCTATCTTCCTGGTGAGCTGCTCTGGGGCCATCGTTTTGAGCCGGTCCTCTTCCAGCGTGGCTCCCAGTATGAAGTCGACTATCGCCACTTCCATCGCACTTATGAGGTCCCAGGGACACCAGTCTGCAGCGCCAAGGAGCTGGATGAACGGGCAGAGCAGGATTCCCAAAGCCCCAAGTCTAGCTTCCCTGGCTCTCTGGCTGCATTTTGTTATGAGAATGAACTTGCTCTAAGTTGCTGCCAGGAAGAAGAGGAAGTCGAAGAAGATGAAGCAGAGGTAGAAGATAAGGCTGCCAGCCCCCGAGTACTCACACCAACCCTGGCACTGACCCTGCCCCCATGA
- the CYTH2 gene encoding cytohesin-2, with the protein MEDGVYEPPDLTPEERMELENIRRRKQELLVEIQRLREELSEAMSEVEGLEANEGSKTLQRNRKMAMGRKKFNMDPKKGIQFLVENELLQNTPEEIARFLYKGEGLNKTAIGDYLGEREELNLAVLHAFVDLHEFTDLNLVQALRQFLWSFRLPGEAQKIDRMMEAFAQRYCLCNPGVFQSTDTCYVLSFAVIMLNTSLHNPNVRDKPGLERFVAMNRGINEGGDLPEELLRNLYDSIRNEPFKIPEDDGNDLTHTFFNPDREGWLLKLGGRVKTWKRRWFILTDNCLYYFEYTTDKEPRGIIPLENLSIREVDDPRKPNCFELYIPNNKGQLIKACKTEADGRVVEGNHMVYRISAPTQEEKDEWIKSIQAAVSVDPFYEMLAARKKRISVKKKQEQP; encoded by the exons ATGGAGGACGGTGTCTATG AGCCCCCCGACTTGACTCCAGAGGAGCGGATGGAACTGGAGAACATACGGCGGCGGAAGCAGGAGCTACTGGTGGAGATCCAGCGCCTGCGGGAGGAGCTCAGTGAAGCCATGAGCGAGGTGGAGGGTCTGGAAGCCAATGAGGGCAG TAAGACCTTACAACGGAACCGGAAGATGGCAATGGGCAGGAAGAAGTTCAACATGGACCCCAAAAAG GGGATCCAGTTCTTGGTGGAAAACGAGCTTCTGCAGAACACACCCGAGGAGATCGCCCGCTTCCTGTATAAGGGCGAGGGCCTGAACAAGACAGCCATTGGGGACTACCTGGGGGAGAG GGAAGAGCTGAACCTGGCAGTGCTCCATGCCTTCGTGGATCTGCATGAGTTCACCGACCTCAATCTGGTGCAGGCCCTCAG GCAGTTTCTGTGGAGCTTCCGCCTCCCTGGGGAGGCCCAGAAGATTGACCGCATGATGGAAGCCTTCGCCCAGCGATACTGCCTGTGTAACCCTGGGGTTTTCCAGTCCACAG ACACGTGCTATGTGCTGTCCTTTGCTGTGATCATGCTGAACACCAGCCTTCACAACCCCAACGTCCGGGACAAGCCGGGCCTGGAGCGCTTTGTGGCTATGAACCGGGGCATCAACGAGGGCGGGGACCTGCCTGAAGAGCTGCTCAGG AACCTCTACGACAGCATCCGAAATGAGCCCTTCAAGATCCCAGAGGATGATGGGAATGATCTGACCCACACCTTCTTCAATCCAGACCGGGAGGGCTGGCTTCTTAAGCTGG GGGGCCGGGTGAAGACGTGGAAGCGGCGCTGGTTTATCCTCACAGACAACTGTCTCTACTATTTTGAGTACACAACG GACAAGGAGCCCCGAGGAATTATCCCCCTGGAGAATCTGAGCATCCGAGAGGTGGACGACCCCCGGAAACCG AACTGCTTTGAGCTTTATATCCCCAACAACAAGGGGCAGCTCATCAAAGCCTGCAAAACGGAGGCAGATGGCCGAGTGGTTGAGGGGAACCACATGGTATACCGGATCTCGGCCCCCACACAGGAGGAGAAGGATGAGTGGATCAAGTCCATCCA ggCAGCCGTGAGTGTGGACCCCTTCTATGAGATGCTGGCAGCCAGGAAGAAGCGGATTTCTGTCAAGAAGAAGCAGGAGCAGCCCTGA